In the genome of Longimicrobiaceae bacterium, one region contains:
- a CDS encoding methyltransferase domain-containing protein: MSNPPPSDAPGGPSMLDLVRLSPAPVFPPGGEDLYRQIALLTELEEGKEVLDAACGRGVSTLFLASNYRVEAAGVDPDDVLIREAEARARAAGEDVRVSFQASRLDDLPYRDGIFDVTIGEIGLAATVDPAAAVRELVRVTKPLGSVVLVQLIWTGNLDPRRREILVKHLGARPLIVVEWKQLLRDAGVVDLLVQDWSDTPSPFRPTGGPFPDFAEIFTVREKLRILWRAYRRWGWGGVQGALVREREIHNLLTRERSLGLSLIKGTRWLPAEEGDAPAA, from the coding sequence ATGTCCAACCCTCCTCCCTCGGACGCCCCGGGCGGTCCCTCCATGCTCGACCTGGTGCGGCTCAGCCCCGCCCCGGTCTTCCCCCCGGGTGGAGAGGACCTGTACCGCCAGATCGCCCTCCTCACCGAGCTGGAGGAAGGGAAGGAGGTCCTGGACGCCGCCTGCGGGCGGGGCGTCTCCACGCTCTTCCTGGCCTCCAACTACCGGGTGGAGGCCGCGGGGGTGGACCCGGACGACGTGCTCATCCGCGAGGCCGAGGCGCGCGCCCGGGCCGCGGGGGAGGACGTGCGCGTGAGCTTCCAGGCCTCGCGCCTGGACGACCTCCCCTACCGGGACGGGATCTTCGACGTCACCATCGGGGAGATCGGTCTCGCGGCCACCGTGGACCCGGCCGCCGCCGTGCGGGAGCTGGTCCGCGTCACCAAGCCGCTCGGCTCGGTGGTGCTGGTGCAGCTCATCTGGACGGGAAACCTGGACCCCCGCCGCCGTGAGATCCTGGTGAAGCACCTGGGCGCCCGGCCGCTGATCGTGGTGGAGTGGAAGCAGCTCCTCCGCGACGCCGGGGTGGTGGACCTGCTGGTGCAGGACTGGTCCGACACCCCCTCGCCCTTCCGCCCCACCGGCGGACCCTTCCCCGACTTCGCCGAGATCTTCACCGTCCGCGAGAAGCTGCGCATCCTCTGGCGCGCCTACCGCCGCTGGGGCTGGGGCGGGGTGCAGGGCGCGCTGGTCCGCGAGCGCGAGATCCACAACCTGCTCACCCGCGAGCGCTCGCTCGGCCTCTCGCTCATCAAGGGGACGCGCTGGCTCCCCGCGGAAGAGGGCGACGCCCCCGCCGCGTAG